One stretch of Gadus chalcogrammus isolate NIFS_2021 chromosome 14, NIFS_Gcha_1.0, whole genome shotgun sequence DNA includes these proteins:
- the cart3 gene encoding cocaine- and amphetamine-regulated transcript protein-like has product MENSRVWTRALVCAVLLSVVHGADLYNSESEEDLSTRALRDFYPKGPNLTNERQLLGALHEVLEKLQTRKMPLWEKKFGQVPTCDIGEQCAIRKGARIGKMCDCPRGSFCNFFLLKCL; this is encoded by the exons ATGGAGAACTCCAGAGTGTGGACCAGAGCCTTGGTCTGCGCCGTGCTCCTTTCGGTCGTCCATGGAGCTGATCTTTATAACTCGGAGTCGGAGGAGGACCTCAGCACCAGAGCCTTGCGGGACTTTTATCCTAAAGGTCCAAACTTGACCAACGAGAGGCAGCTG CTTGGGGCTCTCCACGAAGTTCTGGAAAAACTGCAAACAAGAAAAATGCCATTATGGGAGAAGAAATTTGGCCAAGTACCAACG TGTGATATCGGAGAGCAGTGCGCCATCAGGAAAGGAGCGCGGATTGGGAAGATGTGCGACTGCCCTCGGGGATCCTTTTGCAACTTTTTCCTGTTAAAATGCTTGTGA